The genome window ACGATTACAGCTTGGATCATATCTTTCGTGGGATTCAAAATGAATGTCTCCCTATTTGCACTACCCGCAATCATTGTTGGAATCTCATTGCATTTTTTCAAAAGAAACACTCTACAAGGTTGGGGAGATTTCTTAATCGGATTCGGTCTTCTATTTCTTGGTTTGGACTTTATGAAGAATTCGATTCCTGATTCAGCTAAAAGTCCCGATGCTTTCAATTTTCTCCAACAGTACAGCAATCTCGGGTTTATGACCGTTTTGATTTTTGTTGTTGTTGGTACATTACTTACTATTGTTGTTCAATCTTCCTCAGCTTCCACAACCATTACAATCACATTAGCATTCAGCGGAATCATTCCACTTGAAGCGGCATATGGTATGATACTCGGAGAAAATATAGGAACTACAATCACTGCGAATCTTGCTGCCATTCCAGGAAATGCGAATGCAAAAAAAGCGGCTCTTGCACATACCATCTTCAACGTATTTGGTGTAATATGGGTATTGATACTATTCAATCCTATTATGGCGGGCATTGATAAATTGATTCCTGGAGATCCAATTGCTGATGTCCAAAGTACTCGCTTTCATATCTCTGCGTTCCATTCACTCTTTAACATAACGAATACGATATTGCTAGTATGGTTTATTCCACAGATTGCATTAATGGTCAATGGATTGGTCAACAAAATCACCGGCAAACAGACGGAAGATGGTTTGAGTGAGATCAAATTTCTATCTGCTGGTTCCATTCGAACAACAGACATTGCCATTGCTGAACTTAGCAACTATACAAAGAAAATCATCCGTGAGACTAGAAACCTATTCGTTGAATTGAAATCCTTGATCCGAGATCCTTATGATTCGAAGAAAGTGGATCAAATTTTTGCCAAAGAAGAAGAACTGGATCGTCTCCGTGCACAAATCCTTGTCTATCTCAGCGAAACCCAAGAAGCGGGAGTTCACGGAAGCTATGCAAAAACCATTGTCGGAATCATGGAAAGAATCAAAGCTATCGAAGAAATCGGTGATAACTTTGCAAACGCTGCAAGAAAAATTCGCAAGGCTCATAGAGACAAAATTGAGTTAGATGATAGCCTAGTGGACGACCTTGTTGACCAAGTAAATCTTGTTCTAGAACATTATGATCTTCTCTGCAACAATCAAGATCGAGATGATAACTTCCTTGCACTGGGTGATCCAAAAGTCCGAACTGAATCCCGTAGGCTGAGAGAACAAGCAATCAAGATGATCAATCATATGGAGAATCGTGCAAAGAAAAAGAAATTCCAGAAAAAAGTCAAATTTCTTCCTATTTTACACTACAAAGACCTATCCAGAAATATTGATAACGTATCTCGCCAACTGAATGTTGCGATCAGTGCAGATAACTGAGGTTAGAGGGCGGCTGTAGTGAACACTATTAACCCAATGGTAGAGCTCAATGGATAAAAATACTTTCACAAATGCAGAGGTGGAAAGTATTTTTGAAAACTATCCTCCAAAAATCAGAAATAAATTATTTCTTTACATTTCTCTGCCAGTATCTATGCGAGTATATCGTTATAGCTATAACAAGAATTAGAATCACAATCTCTCGATTGCCACCTATCACCAAGTGAGACACTAAAGCTCCTGTAAACTCTATTGTGAATCCAGCATAAGCCCACTCTTTGAGAGTAGAAAATCGGTTTCCAAATACAATTACGATTCCACCGATTATTTTCGCCGATCCAACAATATAAGCCACATACCAGGGGTATCCTAGCGATCCGACTGAATCAATCGTATGTTCTATAAATATTAGTTCAGCAATTCCAGCTAAAGCAAATAAACCAAATGGTAGTATTGTAAGCCAGTAAATCAAAGTTTGTTTCTTCATATATCTCCATTCACTATATTAAATATAGCGCTTTATTGACTTTAAGGATTGCCTTTTAAATGTCAAAAAATAAAATTTGTTATGAAGAAAACAAATAAAGTTCATTCTAATCCTTGTCAGCCTGTGAATAAAAGTGATCTCAAATTTGGAAATGCTTTGCTTTTATTCCAAGAAAAATGGTATCTATTTATCCTTGAAGCGCTCTTAAAAACTCCCATGGGGTTTAATGAACTTTCGAGACGTGCTAAACAGGTTAATCCAAGGACTCTTTCATCTAGAATGCAGACCCTCGAAAAATTGAATCTGGTTCGAAAGGAAACAATCGCGACAAATCCACCCAAAAATATCTATAAATTAACGCTATCTGGCAGAGATCTGAGCTCAGTATTTAAAGCCATCCGTAAATGGAGTGATAAAAATGGCTGGATGAAAATTTCTTAATTATCAATAAGATCGTTCTTCTCTAAATTGATCAATATATGGAGTTTTTTCTAACTGATATTTATAAAGTAATCATAAAGGAAAAGTCGCAAACAAAGTAATAACTTTTTTAGAGTTATGATTTACTAATTTTCCTTTAATCTATAATCTAGACTATTTTATAATACCTATAAAAAATACATTGACAAGCCAATAATTTAGATCCGTTATAAGCAGACTAATTAACTGGATTGAATTATTTGAATAGATTAATGTTCGCTATTCTACCCTTAGATTAATCCGTAATTTAAGAATATTAAATTTTTAGGAAATTACAATGAGAAGGCTACTTATGACTGTATTGATGGTAATGTTCCCTCTAGGACTTTTACTTGCTGATACATTTGAAGTATCCAATAAATTGATCGCTTGGAACAAACTCTCCTGGGATGATTTCTTAGCCGAACTCAAGAAGAAAAAAATCGCATTGAGATGCGAACAAAAGTCCAAGTGGATGGATTTTTTTGAAAAGGAAAAAGCTAAGGCAAATTCTATTGAGGAAGTGATAACGAAGACGGATTCTGAGATTGATCAGATGGTTTACATTGGAGACGAGTTTACCTAAATAATCAAATTTTTTATTGTGAGACAAGCTTTTGCTAAACTCAATAACTCGTTG of Leptospira sp. GIMC2001 contains these proteins:
- a CDS encoding Na/Pi cotransporter family protein; this translates as MESSNWINLLGGLGIFLYGMKLLSEALQYVAGENLRNFLAKMTKNRFTAIISGIFVTCAIQSSSATTVLVVGFVNAALLNLVQAIGVIMGANIGTTITAWIISFVGFKMNVSLFALPAIIVGISLHFFKRNTLQGWGDFLIGFGLLFLGLDFMKNSIPDSAKSPDAFNFLQQYSNLGFMTVLIFVVVGTLLTIVVQSSSASTTITITLAFSGIIPLEAAYGMILGENIGTTITANLAAIPGNANAKKAALAHTIFNVFGVIWVLILFNPIMAGIDKLIPGDPIADVQSTRFHISAFHSLFNITNTILLVWFIPQIALMVNGLVNKITGKQTEDGLSEIKFLSAGSIRTTDIAIAELSNYTKKIIRETRNLFVELKSLIRDPYDSKKVDQIFAKEEELDRLRAQILVYLSETQEAGVHGSYAKTIVGIMERIKAIEEIGDNFANAARKIRKAHRDKIELDDSLVDDLVDQVNLVLEHYDLLCNNQDRDDNFLALGDPKVRTESRRLREQAIKMINHMENRAKKKKFQKKVKFLPILHYKDLSRNIDNVSRQLNVAISADN
- a CDS encoding DoxX family protein, giving the protein MKKQTLIYWLTILPFGLFALAGIAELIFIEHTIDSVGSLGYPWYVAYIVGSAKIIGGIVIVFGNRFSTLKEWAYAGFTIEFTGALVSHLVIGGNREIVILILVIAITIYSHRYWQRNVKK
- a CDS encoding winged helix-turn-helix transcriptional regulator; the protein is MKKTNKVHSNPCQPVNKSDLKFGNALLLFQEKWYLFILEALLKTPMGFNELSRRAKQVNPRTLSSRMQTLEKLNLVRKETIATNPPKNIYKLTLSGRDLSSVFKAIRKWSDKNGWMKIS